The following proteins are co-located in the Oryzias melastigma strain HK-1 linkage group LG8, ASM292280v2, whole genome shotgun sequence genome:
- the elavl3 gene encoding ELAV-like protein 3 isoform X13 — MVTQIISTMETQVSNGPSGTSLPNGPVISTNGSTDDSKTNLIVNYLPQNMTQEEFKSLFGSIGEIESCKLVRDKITGQSLGYGFVNYVDPNDADKAINTLNGLKLQTKTIKVSYARPSSASIRDANLYVSGLPKTMSQKDMEQLFSQYGRIITSRILVDQVTGISRGVGFIRFDKRNEAEEAIKGLNGQKPLGAAEPITVKFANNPSQKTGQALLTQLYQTAARRYTGPLHHQTQRFRFSPITIDSMTSLAGVNLTGPTGAGWCIFVYNLSPEADESVLWQLFGPFGAVTNVKVIRDFTTNKCKGFGFVTMTNYDEAAMAIASLNGYRLGDRVLQVSFKTSKQHKA, encoded by the exons ATGGTTACT CAGATAATCAGCACCATGGAAACCCAGGTGTCCAACGGTCCAAGCGGAACCAGCCTGCCAAACGGCCCCGTCATCAGTACAAACGGCTCCACGGACGACAGCAAAACCAACTTGATCGTCAACTACCTGCCTCAGAACATGACCCAGGAagaatttaaaagtttgtttggtAGCATTGGAGAGATCGAGTCCTGCAAGCTGGTCAGGGACAAGATTACAG GTCAGAGTCTGGGATACGGCTTTGTAAACTATGTGGATCCAAATGATGCCGATAAGGCCATCAACACGCTTAACGGTCTCAAATTGCAGACTAAAACAATCAAG GTATCATACGCTCGACCGAGCTCAGCTTCAATCCGAGATGCCAACCTTTATGTGAGTGGACTTCCGAAAACTATGAGCCAGAAAGACATGGAACAGTTATTTTCCCAGTACGGTCGCATCATCACATCCCGTATCCTTGTGGACCAAGTTACAG GCATATCACGAGGAGTAGGCTTCATCCGGTTTGACAAGCGAAATGAAGCAGAGGAGGCCATCAAAGGACTGAATGGACAGAAGCCTTTGGGCGCAGCCGAACCCATAACGGTCAAGTTCGCCAACAACCCCAGCCAGAAGACGGGGCAGGCCTTACTGACTCAGCTATACCAAACCGCCGCCCGCCGCTACACGGGACCCCTTCACCACCAGACTCAGCGTTTCAG ATTCTCCCCCATCACTATTGACAGCATGACCAGCCTGGCTGGGGTCAACCTCACCGGTCCGACCGGAGCCGGCTGGTGCATCTTTGTGTACAACCTGTCCCCCGAGGCGGATGAGAGCGTCCTGTGGCAGCTCTTTGGGCCTTTCGGTGCCGTCACCAATGTCAAAGTCATCCGCGACTTCACCACCAACAAATGTAAGGGCTTCGGCTTCGTCACCATGACCAACTACGACGAGGCCGCCATGGCAATCGCTAGCCTCAACGGCTACCGCCTGGGCGACCGCGTGCTGCAGGTTTCCTTCAAGACCAGCAAGCAGCACAAAGCTTGA
- the elavl3 gene encoding ELAV-like protein 3 isoform X9 has translation MVTIISTMETQVSNGPSGTSLPNGPVISTNGSTDDSKTNLIVNYLPQNMTQEEFKSLFGSIGEIESCKLVRDKITGQSLGYGFVNYVDPNDADKAINTLNGLKLQTKTIKVSYARPSSASIRDANLYVSGLPKTMSQKDMEQLFSQYGRIITSRILVDQVTAGISRGVGFIRFDKRNEAEEAIKGLNGQKPLGAAEPITVKFANNPSQKTGQALLTQLYQTAARRYTGPLHHQTQRFRLDNLLNASYGVKRFSPITIDSMTSLAGVNLTGPTGAGWCIFVYNLSPEADESVLWQLFGPFGAVTNVKVIRDFTTNKCKGFGFVTMTNYDEAAMAIASLNGYRLGDRVLQVSFKTSKQHKA, from the exons ATGGTTACT ATAATCAGCACCATGGAAACCCAGGTGTCCAACGGTCCAAGCGGAACCAGCCTGCCAAACGGCCCCGTCATCAGTACAAACGGCTCCACGGACGACAGCAAAACCAACTTGATCGTCAACTACCTGCCTCAGAACATGACCCAGGAagaatttaaaagtttgtttggtAGCATTGGAGAGATCGAGTCCTGCAAGCTGGTCAGGGACAAGATTACAG GTCAGAGTCTGGGATACGGCTTTGTAAACTATGTGGATCCAAATGATGCCGATAAGGCCATCAACACGCTTAACGGTCTCAAATTGCAGACTAAAACAATCAAG GTATCATACGCTCGACCGAGCTCAGCTTCAATCCGAGATGCCAACCTTTATGTGAGTGGACTTCCGAAAACTATGAGCCAGAAAGACATGGAACAGTTATTTTCCCAGTACGGTCGCATCATCACATCCCGTATCCTTGTGGACCAAGTTACAG CAGGCATATCACGAGGAGTAGGCTTCATCCGGTTTGACAAGCGAAATGAAGCAGAGGAGGCCATCAAAGGACTGAATGGACAGAAGCCTTTGGGCGCAGCCGAACCCATAACGGTCAAGTTCGCCAACAACCCCAGCCAGAAGACGGGGCAGGCCTTACTGACTCAGCTATACCAAACCGCCGCCCGCCGCTACACGGGACCCCTTCACCACCAGACTCAGCGTTTCAG ACTCGACAATTTACTAAACGCCAGCTACGGAGTCAAGAG ATTCTCCCCCATCACTATTGACAGCATGACCAGCCTGGCTGGGGTCAACCTCACCGGTCCGACCGGAGCCGGCTGGTGCATCTTTGTGTACAACCTGTCCCCCGAGGCGGATGAGAGCGTCCTGTGGCAGCTCTTTGGGCCTTTCGGTGCCGTCACCAATGTCAAAGTCATCCGCGACTTCACCACCAACAAATGTAAGGGCTTCGGCTTCGTCACCATGACCAACTACGACGAGGCCGCCATGGCAATCGCTAGCCTCAACGGCTACCGCCTGGGCGACCGCGTGCTGCAGGTTTCCTTCAAGACCAGCAAGCAGCACAAAGCTTGA
- the elavl3 gene encoding ELAV-like protein 3 isoform X7 — protein sequence MVTQIISTMETQVSNGPSGTSLPNGPVISTNGSTDDSKTNLIVNYLPQNMTQEEFKSLFGSIGEIESCKLVRDKITGQSLGYGFVNYVDPNDADKAINTLNGLKLQTKTIKVSYARPSSASIRDANLYVSGLPKTMSQKDMEQLFSQYGRIITSRILVDQVTGISRGVGFIRFDKRNEAEEAIKGLNGQKPLGAAEPITVKFANNPSQKTGQALLTQLYQTAARRYTGPLHHQTQRFRLDNLLNASYGVKSSPVLFPRFSPITIDSMTSLAGVNLTGPTGAGWCIFVYNLSPEADESVLWQLFGPFGAVTNVKVIRDFTTNKCKGFGFVTMTNYDEAAMAIASLNGYRLGDRVLQVSFKTSKQHKA from the exons ATGGTTACT CAGATAATCAGCACCATGGAAACCCAGGTGTCCAACGGTCCAAGCGGAACCAGCCTGCCAAACGGCCCCGTCATCAGTACAAACGGCTCCACGGACGACAGCAAAACCAACTTGATCGTCAACTACCTGCCTCAGAACATGACCCAGGAagaatttaaaagtttgtttggtAGCATTGGAGAGATCGAGTCCTGCAAGCTGGTCAGGGACAAGATTACAG GTCAGAGTCTGGGATACGGCTTTGTAAACTATGTGGATCCAAATGATGCCGATAAGGCCATCAACACGCTTAACGGTCTCAAATTGCAGACTAAAACAATCAAG GTATCATACGCTCGACCGAGCTCAGCTTCAATCCGAGATGCCAACCTTTATGTGAGTGGACTTCCGAAAACTATGAGCCAGAAAGACATGGAACAGTTATTTTCCCAGTACGGTCGCATCATCACATCCCGTATCCTTGTGGACCAAGTTACAG GCATATCACGAGGAGTAGGCTTCATCCGGTTTGACAAGCGAAATGAAGCAGAGGAGGCCATCAAAGGACTGAATGGACAGAAGCCTTTGGGCGCAGCCGAACCCATAACGGTCAAGTTCGCCAACAACCCCAGCCAGAAGACGGGGCAGGCCTTACTGACTCAGCTATACCAAACCGCCGCCCGCCGCTACACGGGACCCCTTCACCACCAGACTCAGCGTTTCAG ACTCGACAATTTACTAAACGCCAGCTACGGAGTCAAGAG CTCTCCGGTTCTCTTCCCCAGATTCTCCCCCATCACTATTGACAGCATGACCAGCCTGGCTGGGGTCAACCTCACCGGTCCGACCGGAGCCGGCTGGTGCATCTTTGTGTACAACCTGTCCCCCGAGGCGGATGAGAGCGTCCTGTGGCAGCTCTTTGGGCCTTTCGGTGCCGTCACCAATGTCAAAGTCATCCGCGACTTCACCACCAACAAATGTAAGGGCTTCGGCTTCGTCACCATGACCAACTACGACGAGGCCGCCATGGCAATCGCTAGCCTCAACGGCTACCGCCTGGGCGACCGCGTGCTGCAGGTTTCCTTCAAGACCAGCAAGCAGCACAAAGCTTGA
- the elavl3 gene encoding ELAV-like protein 3 isoform X4: MVTIISTMETQVSNGPSGTSLPNGPVISTNGSTDDSKTNLIVNYLPQNMTQEEFKSLFGSIGEIESCKLVRDKITGQSLGYGFVNYVDPNDADKAINTLNGLKLQTKTIKVSYARPSSASIRDANLYVSGLPKTMSQKDMEQLFSQYGRIITSRILVDQVTGISRGVGFIRFDKRNEAEEAIKGLNGQKPLGAAEPITVKFANNPSQKTGQALLTQLYQTAARRYTGPLHHQTQRFSVIPSLGKGPDPNNSSNTILDNLLNASYGVKSSPVLFPRFSPITIDSMTSLAGVNLTGPTGAGWCIFVYNLSPEADESVLWQLFGPFGAVTNVKVIRDFTTNKCKGFGFVTMTNYDEAAMAIASLNGYRLGDRVLQVSFKTSKQHKA; this comes from the exons ATGGTTACT ATAATCAGCACCATGGAAACCCAGGTGTCCAACGGTCCAAGCGGAACCAGCCTGCCAAACGGCCCCGTCATCAGTACAAACGGCTCCACGGACGACAGCAAAACCAACTTGATCGTCAACTACCTGCCTCAGAACATGACCCAGGAagaatttaaaagtttgtttggtAGCATTGGAGAGATCGAGTCCTGCAAGCTGGTCAGGGACAAGATTACAG GTCAGAGTCTGGGATACGGCTTTGTAAACTATGTGGATCCAAATGATGCCGATAAGGCCATCAACACGCTTAACGGTCTCAAATTGCAGACTAAAACAATCAAG GTATCATACGCTCGACCGAGCTCAGCTTCAATCCGAGATGCCAACCTTTATGTGAGTGGACTTCCGAAAACTATGAGCCAGAAAGACATGGAACAGTTATTTTCCCAGTACGGTCGCATCATCACATCCCGTATCCTTGTGGACCAAGTTACAG GCATATCACGAGGAGTAGGCTTCATCCGGTTTGACAAGCGAAATGAAGCAGAGGAGGCCATCAAAGGACTGAATGGACAGAAGCCTTTGGGCGCAGCCGAACCCATAACGGTCAAGTTCGCCAACAACCCCAGCCAGAAGACGGGGCAGGCCTTACTGACTCAGCTATACCAAACCGCCGCCCGCCGCTACACGGGACCCCTTCACCACCAGACTCAGCGTTTCAG TGTGATCCCTTCACTTGGAAAGGGACCAGATCCAAATAACAGCTCAAACACAAT ACTCGACAATTTACTAAACGCCAGCTACGGAGTCAAGAG CTCTCCGGTTCTCTTCCCCAGATTCTCCCCCATCACTATTGACAGCATGACCAGCCTGGCTGGGGTCAACCTCACCGGTCCGACCGGAGCCGGCTGGTGCATCTTTGTGTACAACCTGTCCCCCGAGGCGGATGAGAGCGTCCTGTGGCAGCTCTTTGGGCCTTTCGGTGCCGTCACCAATGTCAAAGTCATCCGCGACTTCACCACCAACAAATGTAAGGGCTTCGGCTTCGTCACCATGACCAACTACGACGAGGCCGCCATGGCAATCGCTAGCCTCAACGGCTACCGCCTGGGCGACCGCGTGCTGCAGGTTTCCTTCAAGACCAGCAAGCAGCACAAAGCTTGA
- the elavl3 gene encoding ELAV-like protein 3 isoform X14 — protein MVTIISTMETQVSNGPSGTSLPNGPVISTNGSTDDSKTNLIVNYLPQNMTQEEFKSLFGSIGEIESCKLVRDKITGQSLGYGFVNYVDPNDADKAINTLNGLKLQTKTIKVSYARPSSASIRDANLYVSGLPKTMSQKDMEQLFSQYGRIITSRILVDQVTGISRGVGFIRFDKRNEAEEAIKGLNGQKPLGAAEPITVKFANNPSQKTGQALLTQLYQTAARRYTGPLHHQTQRFRFSPITIDSMTSLAGVNLTGPTGAGWCIFVYNLSPEADESVLWQLFGPFGAVTNVKVIRDFTTNKCKGFGFVTMTNYDEAAMAIASLNGYRLGDRVLQVSFKTSKQHKA, from the exons ATGGTTACT ATAATCAGCACCATGGAAACCCAGGTGTCCAACGGTCCAAGCGGAACCAGCCTGCCAAACGGCCCCGTCATCAGTACAAACGGCTCCACGGACGACAGCAAAACCAACTTGATCGTCAACTACCTGCCTCAGAACATGACCCAGGAagaatttaaaagtttgtttggtAGCATTGGAGAGATCGAGTCCTGCAAGCTGGTCAGGGACAAGATTACAG GTCAGAGTCTGGGATACGGCTTTGTAAACTATGTGGATCCAAATGATGCCGATAAGGCCATCAACACGCTTAACGGTCTCAAATTGCAGACTAAAACAATCAAG GTATCATACGCTCGACCGAGCTCAGCTTCAATCCGAGATGCCAACCTTTATGTGAGTGGACTTCCGAAAACTATGAGCCAGAAAGACATGGAACAGTTATTTTCCCAGTACGGTCGCATCATCACATCCCGTATCCTTGTGGACCAAGTTACAG GCATATCACGAGGAGTAGGCTTCATCCGGTTTGACAAGCGAAATGAAGCAGAGGAGGCCATCAAAGGACTGAATGGACAGAAGCCTTTGGGCGCAGCCGAACCCATAACGGTCAAGTTCGCCAACAACCCCAGCCAGAAGACGGGGCAGGCCTTACTGACTCAGCTATACCAAACCGCCGCCCGCCGCTACACGGGACCCCTTCACCACCAGACTCAGCGTTTCAG ATTCTCCCCCATCACTATTGACAGCATGACCAGCCTGGCTGGGGTCAACCTCACCGGTCCGACCGGAGCCGGCTGGTGCATCTTTGTGTACAACCTGTCCCCCGAGGCGGATGAGAGCGTCCTGTGGCAGCTCTTTGGGCCTTTCGGTGCCGTCACCAATGTCAAAGTCATCCGCGACTTCACCACCAACAAATGTAAGGGCTTCGGCTTCGTCACCATGACCAACTACGACGAGGCCGCCATGGCAATCGCTAGCCTCAACGGCTACCGCCTGGGCGACCGCGTGCTGCAGGTTTCCTTCAAGACCAGCAAGCAGCACAAAGCTTGA